AGTATTAGATTACACTAAAACATCAGTTGTTGAACGTGAACTTTTACTTGCAAAAGTATCGATTTTAGGACCTGAATTTGCTGAAGCACAATTACAATCATCAACTATTCCAGATGCGTCATTCGAAGCTGCACttgaacaacaacaacaaaatcCACCTACATTCGTCACCAACGAAGGAAGTGGAGATTCATCAGCAGCGAAATTACAACGAGAACAAGCGTTGGCAAGATCGTTCGAACATGCATCAGATTCTGACAATAGTCATGGACAAGGACATGGGTTATATCCATCAAGAGCGAGAAatgaaatatcagcttcagaagCTTTAATAGCTAAAAACTTACATCTCTCGGCAATCAAAACTCTTTCAGAACAATTCGGAGGTAGAGTCGTGGATGTAGCTGAAAATTCTGCAATAGTAGAATTAACTGCTAAATCTTCAAGAGTCGAttctttcttatctctcATCAGACCTTTCGGTGTTCTCGAAGCGGCCCGATCAGGTGAGTTGcttttcacctttttgtGTGTGGTCGAATCTTGTTCTTCGAGGAGGAGTTCAGGGTGAAAGATAAGGAAAACCGGAAATCATACCGAGGGGAAATGGATAGATTGTGGATTGGTAACGATAGAGGTATCGAACGGACACAGGTCTAGCGATCACCGTGATTAAATTTATTACACGACACCTACTGACAATTTTCACTCTTAGGTGTCATGGCTCTCCCCCGAACTCCAATCCCCCGATACGGTGAAGAGGACGATATCATAGctgagaaagaggagattgaCGTATCTTTACTTCCTCCTGGATAAATGTATGGTCATAAGTTGTAGATAAGATCAAAATGGACGGGTATGTAGTGCAGTACAGTTGAGTAGATGACACATGCGACTGTATGCGTATACCATGACTCCTTCTGGATGTCTAGTTAAAACCTTTTAACCATTGGATATAATTGCATTTTGTCGTGTAATCTATCTGGAATAATCTATGTAAATCACCAAGAATATCGAAGCCTGCCATACTACTTTCATACCATacaatcctttcatccgaCATACCATACCAAGCTATGCTTCGAGCTTGCTTATAGCACAGCTGAAATAACAGGATAAGCCTGTTCGTAAAcagtgaagatgataccaCCGCTCATCTAGGAATGGAAAAATGTGAATTTAGCTCTTTCTCATTGATCGCAAAGTGATGGGAAATGATAGATACTCACTATTAATCTACCTAATCTAGGTACAGTTCCTTTCCAAAATTTGaagaaaccttcttctgtaaGAATTCTGTAAGCGCAATGTAAAGAATTTCGGTATTCGGTTTTGGCTCGTAGGGATTGCATTCGTGTTTTGATCACGCTACGcgaggaggaaaagaagttcGGCTTAGCTCCTCGCATTATGATACTATCAAATTTTTTGACTCACTCAAATGGCATCGTAGTATCTAtcacaagaaagaaaagaaaagaaacgGGGATATCAGTCAATGTCAATATATTATTCTGTAGATTTACTATTTGTATTTCGTGTTTCATATATCCAAAAAAAAATTAAAAAAAATCCCACACTTACAGACAGTTATGACACCTGCAGTAGCACCTATACCGAAAGTCATCCAACCTGGCATTTGAGTTCCTGGAACTACACTTCCTTGAGCTAATTGTTTGAGTGTTGAATAAGATGAAAATCTGACTGCTGAATTTGCACCTTGACGAAGCATCTATGGAAAAAAAATTAGCGACGCTATTTCCCCTCATATATGCAAGGATTTCATAGGTAGTAGAAAATTAGGAGATAGGATATAAGTTATATGTTATATAGTATATACTCACAACGGGTCCAACACCTCTATAAATACCAAAccacccttcttctttaaTTATGGTTTGTACAGCGTGGGAAGTACCTTTAAATCGTGGTTGAGCAAGTTTCGAATCTTCGATCATTTTTGTCCTTGAATCAATGGTGATAGATATCAGCGTTGGTTCCTTTGAGTAGACAGAGGGCAAATCCAGACTCACTTGATAGTTTCTGATGGGGTGACTGCTATTACTGCTTCTGACATTCCTGCTCCCAAACCAGCCAACATCGATCTCGGGGCTGTGAGTTTCCCCTAATTTCCAAACGAATTGGTATCAGCTCTTCAAGCTTTGAATGTAAACCATCTAAGGAATAACATGTATATGACGTATCTCGAGTATGCAATACTGCGAAAGACACAGAAAGGTTCCTCAAGTGAGGTTGGGATCGTTCActtacctcttcatcttttaACAGACTCTTAAACTGGTCGTAAGTCGTAAATCTCACACCTGCTTTGGCAGCGTTTCCAATAATCACAGGTGTGACACCTGCATATAAACCTTTGAAACCTCTTTGTTGAATCGTATTTCTCAACATCTGATAAGGTGTGAGTTGCTAGATTTTCCATCcatgtcagctttgatcttcGTGTGCTACTTCGATCCGAATCAAGATTTCGCAAGCAACGATAAGTATCATTTGAAAAGATAGATATTATGATAATGTTTTTTCATGTTTTGGGAACTCacttttccaccttccaGAGCACCAAATTGGAGTTGAGTCTTCAAACTTTCCAAAGGAAAAGTAACGAAAGCTTCTGATCCACCTGCTATGGCACCTGCAAGCAAAGAAGCTATAGgtttctctttacctttaccttttgcttgagct
The window above is part of the Kwoniella shivajii chromosome 6, complete sequence genome. Proteins encoded here:
- a CDS encoding acetolactate synthase, small subunit — protein: MSARAISSSIRGRSLPSLAVRWSSTTAPAKGPAAPKSIDDSTSALDYKIHKTARRLPHLATPNPRTPSAEEAVTNILYNTPAPSNEPYKRHLLNCLVQNEPGVLSRVSGILAGRGFNIDSLVVCQTEIRDLSRMCIVLRGQDGVIEQARRQLEDLVPVWAVLDYTKTSVVERELLLAKVSILGPEFAEAQLQSSTIPDASFEAALEQQQQNPPTFVTNEGSGDSSAAKLQREQALARSFEHASDSDNSHGQGHGLYPSRARNEISASEALIAKNLHLSAIKTLSEQFGGRVVDVAENSAIVELTAKSSRVDSFLSLIRPFGVLEAARSGVMALPRTPIPRYGEEDDIIAEKEEIDVSLLPPG